A part of Neoarius graeffei isolate fNeoGra1 chromosome 22, fNeoGra1.pri, whole genome shotgun sequence genomic DNA contains:
- the srebf2 gene encoding sterol regulatory element-binding protein 2 isoform X3, with the protein MDGGGFIMDPMDTTLCELGDEFTLGDIDEMLQFVSNNSEFSDLFDDPVQNGPVHPVQSTNPITMTIPTSAPAAVATPTTYAPVQSIAVSQQSRMTPVLQPRPQPQTHIQVAASSVPLQTQTIASFPVQTQTQTVMITPSATQQRFIQNPVICHQNPSAAFQVLQPQVPSIVTSPQVQPMAIQHQRVLTPVTQTIQTISAAPTAVHTVTPQVLVHQPQILKTDSLVLTTMQNPTGITTLTTPIQTAVQVPTLVGNNIITTVPVMMGGGDKLPIKQLPSSPTQCTSVTRAGPEQSTAVAMGMGGVVKEGERRTTHNIIEKRYRSSINDKILELRDLVMGNDTKMHKSGILRKAIDYIKYLQQVNQKLRQENLALKMASQKHKSACVVDEVSVMTPPPSDSGSASPQFSMDSEPDSPLLEPLKSEPASPPSPVGVMDRSRVLLCALTFLCVSLNPLPSLIGSDQYSPSSWPEGESFIPSRSLVWLPEQTQSFGAWLWCVLPWVMVWVLSAVGVVWGCVRILYLWEPVTPLHSPTSVMFWRHRKQADLQLQRGEYSAAVSSLETCLSVLSRALPSTTFDLACSLSWNLIRYCLHRPTPLGWLVRLIGGRHEGEESRISSRDAALVYHQLGQLQLTGKLSERSAMWGVCVCLNAVNLSESARGKMAPTEHAQIYITAAISLRKTTLGKQLNFLPAYILSCAESLFSDSKPPDSLRWLFTPLARQFFLSCDWSVKAENCEGVFSSEREQVDPIAQLHRRFCEKLLERAVHTLIQPHADFESVKRKDERGEFSGVMEFLQLLNSCTDDSASPTPPFPALANQYTASVSDPVCRWWALVLKAAVHWLQRDDAAVRSLLAEAERMPRALHSLDHPLPKAVLALCKAVQISVCPQKGEGTLNCLTHCNRASAYLHNSITHTPTHTWLHKGAELLVCDLLLTLRTSLWQRGGGANGEPSPAPSPQLAGFQRDLSSLRKLGQGYTQAQHKVFLHETTVRLMAGASPTRTHQLLEHSLRRRTHSYKDGVCAPGERERAHAIMLVCRHLPLSLHRTHLLAHAKHTLQRVGDIHTLHAIAAS; encoded by the exons ATGGACGGCGGAGGCTTCATCATGGATCCCATGGACACCACTCTGTGTGAGCTCGGAGatgagttcactctgggagacaTCGACG aGATGCTGCAGTTTGTCAGTAATAACTCAGAGTTTTCTGATCTATTTGATGACCCTGTGCAAAATGGACCAGTGCATCCAGTACAGTCGACCAACCCCATCACCATGACAATCCCCACTTCTGCTCCTGCTGCAGTGGCCACACCCACCACATATGCACCTGTACAAAGCATTGCTGTCAGTCAGCAGAGCCGAATGACGCCGGTACTGCAGCCTCGGCCGCAACCACAAACGCACATACAG GTCGCAGCCTCTTCAGTTCCTCTGCAGACTCAGACCATAGCAAGTTTTCCAGTGCAGACACAAACGCAGACTGTGATGATCACTCCCTCTGCAACACAGCAAAGATTCATCCAGAATCCTGTCATCTGCCACCAAAACCCCAGTGCTGCCTTTCAGG TCCTCCAACCACAGGTGCCGAGTATTGTGACATCACCACAGGTTCAACCAATGGCAATCCAGCACCAGCGTGTATTGACCCCTGTAACTCAGACCATTCAGACCATCTCCGCAGCACCTACTGCTGTCCACACTGTAACGCCTCAG GTGTTGGTGCATCAGCCGCAGATTTTGAAGACCGACTCACTGGTTTTGACAACAATGCAAAATCCAACTGGGATTACAACGCTTACCACACCAATACAAACTGCTGTACAGGTTcca ACTCTGGTGGGCAATAACATCATCACCACTGTCCCGGTTATGATGGGTGGTGGGGACAAGCTGCCAATCAAGCAGCTCCCTTCAAGCCCCACTCAGTGCACGAGTGTGACCAGGGCGGGGCCGGAGCAGAGCACTGCTGTTGCCATGGGAATGGGTGGTGTTGtgaaggagggagagaggaggACAACACACAACATCATTGAGAAAAGATATCGCTCGTCTATAAACGACAAAATTCTGGAGCTGCGCGACCTGGTCATGGGCAACGACACCAAG atgCATAAGTCTGGTATATTGCGGAAGGCGATCGACTACATCAAGTACCTGCAGCAGGTGAATCAGAAACTGAGGCAGGAGAACCTGGCGCTGAAGATGGCCAGCCAAAAGCATa AGTCGGCGTGTGTGGTGGATGAGGTATCTGTTATGACTCCTCCCCCGTCTGACTCTGGTTCTGCATCTCCTCAGTTTAGCATGGACTCAGAACCCGACAGCCCTCTGCTTgaaccg CTGAAGAGTGAGCCAGCCTCACCCCCCTCCCCAGTGGGCGTAATGGATCGCTCCAGAGTGTTGCTGTGTGCTCTCACCTTCCTGTGTGTGTCCCTGAACCCTCTACCATCGCTCATTGGCTCAGACCAATACAGCCCCTCGTCATGGCCTGAAGGAGAATCGTTCATACCCTCTCGCTCACTCGTGTGGCTGCCTGAACAAACGCAGAGCTTCG GGGCGTGGCTGTGGTGTGTGTTGCCGTGGGTGATGGTGTGGGTGTTGAGTGCAGTGGGTGtggtttggggatgtgtgagaatTCTGTATCTATGGGAACCAGTCACGCCGCTTCACTCGCCCACATCAGTGATGTTCTGGCGGCACAGGAAACAGGCTGATCTGCAGCTGCAGagg ggtgaGTACAGCGCTGCAGTGAGCAGTTTGGAGACGTGCCTCTCGGTGTTATCCCGAGCTCTGCCCTCCACCACTTTTGACCTCGCCTGTTCACTCTCCTGGAATCTGATTCGCTACTGCTTACATAGACCCACCCCCCTGGGCTGGCTCGTGCGTCTGATTGGTGGGAGACACGAGGGAGAGGAATCTCGGATCAGCTCCAGAGATGCAGCACTAGTTTATCACCAGCTGGGCCAGCTGCagctcacag gtaagcTGTCGGAGCGCAGTGCCAtgtggggagtgtgtgtgtgtctgaacgcAGTGAATCTCAGTGAGAGTGCGAGGGGGAAAATGGCTCCTACTGAGCATGCTCAGATCTACATCACCGCCGCCATCTCACTGCGCAAAACTACACTGGGAAAACAACTAAACTTCCTGCCT gcGTACATCCTGAGCTGTGCTGAGAGTTTGTTTTCTGACTCGAAGCCTCCTGACTCTCTCCGCTGGCTCTTCACCCCGTTGGCCAGACAGTTTTTCCTGAGCTGTGATTGGTCAGTGAAGGCTGAGAATTGTGAAGGAGTGTTTTCATCTGAAAGAgaacaag tggaccCTATTGCACAGCTGCATCGGCGATTCTGTGAGAAGCTTCTGGAGCGAGCCGTCCACACTCTGATCCAGCCCCACGCCGACTTTGAGAGTGTGAAACGGAAAGATGAGCGCGG AGAGTTCAGTGGTGTGATGGAATTTCTGCAGCTGTTGAACAGCTGTACTGATGACTCCGCCTCCCCAACGCCACCCTTCCCAGCACTGGCCAATCAGTACACAGCTTCAG TGTCAGACCCTGTGTGTCGCTGGTGGGCGTTGGTCCTGAAGGCTGCTGTTCATTGGCTGCAGCGTGATGATGCGGCTGTGAGGTCACTTCTGGCGGAGGCCGAGCGAATGCCAAGAGCGCTGCACTCTCTGGA tcaccCCTTGCCGAAGGCCGTGTTGGCGCTGTGTAAAGCGGTGCAGATCAGTGTGTGTCCTCAGAAGGGAGAAGGAACCCTGAACTGCCTCACACACTGCAACAGAGCCAGTGCTTACCTGCACaacagcatcacacacacacccacacacacctggCTGCACAAG GGGGCGGAGCTTCTGGTATGTGATCTCCTGCTGACCTTGAGGACCAGCCTCTGGCAACGTGGAGGTGGAGCTAATGGAGAGCCAAGCCCCGCCCCTTCCCCTCAGTTGGCTGGATTCCAGAGGGACCTGAGCTCTCTGCGTAAACTGGGACAGGGTTACACACAGGCTCAGCACAAG GTCTTTCTCCATGAGACTACAGTCCGGTTAATGGCAGGCGCAAGTCCCACTCGCACACACCAGCTACTGGAGCACAGCCTGCGCCGGAGAACACACAGCTATAAAG ATGGTGTGTGTGCTCCAGGTGAACGTGAGCGCGCTCATGCCATCATGCTGGTGTGTCGTCACCTGCCCCTGTCTCTGCACCGCACACACCTGCTGGCCCACgccaaacacacactgcagagagtgggagacatacacacactgcacgCCATCGCTGCCTCATAA
- the srebf2 gene encoding sterol regulatory element-binding protein 2 isoform X2, whose amino-acid sequence MDGGGFIMDPMDTTLCELGDEFTLGDIDEMLQFVSNNSEFSDLFDDPVQNGPVHPVQSTNPITMTIPTSAPAAVATPTTYAPVQSIAVSQQSRMTPVLQPRPQPQTHIQVAASSVPLQTQTIASFPVQTQTQTVMITPSATQQRFIQNPVICHQNPSAAFQVLQPQVPSIVTSPQVQPMAIQHQRVLTPVTQTIQTISAAPTAVHTVTPQVQQVPVLVHQPQILKTDSLVLTTMQNPTGITTLTTPIQTAVQTLVGNNIITTVPVMMGGGDKLPIKQLPSSPTQCTSVTRAGPEQSTAVAMGMGGVVKEGERRTTHNIIEKRYRSSINDKILELRDLVMGNDTKMHKSGILRKAIDYIKYLQQVNQKLRQENLALKMASQKHKSACVVDEVSVMTPPPSDSGSASPQFSMDSEPDSPLLEPLKSEPASPPSPVGVMDRSRVLLCALTFLCVSLNPLPSLIGSDQYSPSSWPEGESFIPSRSLVWLPEQTQSFGAWLWCVLPWVMVWVLSAVGVVWGCVRILYLWEPVTPLHSPTSVMFWRHRKQADLQLQRGEYSAAVSSLETCLSVLSRALPSTTFDLACSLSWNLIRYCLHRPTPLGWLVRLIGGRHEGEESRISSRDAALVYHQLGQLQLTGKLSERSAMWGVCVCLNAVNLSESARGKMAPTEHAQIYITAAISLRKTTLGKQLNFLPAYILSCAESLFSDSKPPDSLRWLFTPLARQFFLSCDWSVKAENCEGVFSSEREQVDPIAQLHRRFCEKLLERAVHTLIQPHADFESVKRKDERGEFSGVMEFLQLLNSCTDDSASPTPPFPALANQYTASVSDPVCRWWALVLKAAVHWLQRDDAAVRSLLAEAERMPRALHSLDHPLPKAVLALCKAVQISVCPQKGEGTLNCLTHCNRASAYLHNSITHTPTHTWLHKGAELLVCDLLLTLRTSLWQRGGGANGEPSPAPSPQLAGFQRDLSSLRKLGQGYTQAQHKVFLHETTVRLMAGASPTRTHQLLEHSLRRRTHSYKDGVCAPGERERAHAIMLVCRHLPLSLHRTHLLAHAKHTLQRVGDIHTLHAIAAS is encoded by the exons ATGGACGGCGGAGGCTTCATCATGGATCCCATGGACACCACTCTGTGTGAGCTCGGAGatgagttcactctgggagacaTCGACG aGATGCTGCAGTTTGTCAGTAATAACTCAGAGTTTTCTGATCTATTTGATGACCCTGTGCAAAATGGACCAGTGCATCCAGTACAGTCGACCAACCCCATCACCATGACAATCCCCACTTCTGCTCCTGCTGCAGTGGCCACACCCACCACATATGCACCTGTACAAAGCATTGCTGTCAGTCAGCAGAGCCGAATGACGCCGGTACTGCAGCCTCGGCCGCAACCACAAACGCACATACAG GTCGCAGCCTCTTCAGTTCCTCTGCAGACTCAGACCATAGCAAGTTTTCCAGTGCAGACACAAACGCAGACTGTGATGATCACTCCCTCTGCAACACAGCAAAGATTCATCCAGAATCCTGTCATCTGCCACCAAAACCCCAGTGCTGCCTTTCAGG TCCTCCAACCACAGGTGCCGAGTATTGTGACATCACCACAGGTTCAACCAATGGCAATCCAGCACCAGCGTGTATTGACCCCTGTAACTCAGACCATTCAGACCATCTCCGCAGCACCTACTGCTGTCCACACTGTAACGCCTCAGGTGCAGCAGGttcct GTGTTGGTGCATCAGCCGCAGATTTTGAAGACCGACTCACTGGTTTTGACAACAATGCAAAATCCAACTGGGATTACAACGCTTACCACACCAATACAAACTGCTGTACAG ACTCTGGTGGGCAATAACATCATCACCACTGTCCCGGTTATGATGGGTGGTGGGGACAAGCTGCCAATCAAGCAGCTCCCTTCAAGCCCCACTCAGTGCACGAGTGTGACCAGGGCGGGGCCGGAGCAGAGCACTGCTGTTGCCATGGGAATGGGTGGTGTTGtgaaggagggagagaggaggACAACACACAACATCATTGAGAAAAGATATCGCTCGTCTATAAACGACAAAATTCTGGAGCTGCGCGACCTGGTCATGGGCAACGACACCAAG atgCATAAGTCTGGTATATTGCGGAAGGCGATCGACTACATCAAGTACCTGCAGCAGGTGAATCAGAAACTGAGGCAGGAGAACCTGGCGCTGAAGATGGCCAGCCAAAAGCATa AGTCGGCGTGTGTGGTGGATGAGGTATCTGTTATGACTCCTCCCCCGTCTGACTCTGGTTCTGCATCTCCTCAGTTTAGCATGGACTCAGAACCCGACAGCCCTCTGCTTgaaccg CTGAAGAGTGAGCCAGCCTCACCCCCCTCCCCAGTGGGCGTAATGGATCGCTCCAGAGTGTTGCTGTGTGCTCTCACCTTCCTGTGTGTGTCCCTGAACCCTCTACCATCGCTCATTGGCTCAGACCAATACAGCCCCTCGTCATGGCCTGAAGGAGAATCGTTCATACCCTCTCGCTCACTCGTGTGGCTGCCTGAACAAACGCAGAGCTTCG GGGCGTGGCTGTGGTGTGTGTTGCCGTGGGTGATGGTGTGGGTGTTGAGTGCAGTGGGTGtggtttggggatgtgtgagaatTCTGTATCTATGGGAACCAGTCACGCCGCTTCACTCGCCCACATCAGTGATGTTCTGGCGGCACAGGAAACAGGCTGATCTGCAGCTGCAGagg ggtgaGTACAGCGCTGCAGTGAGCAGTTTGGAGACGTGCCTCTCGGTGTTATCCCGAGCTCTGCCCTCCACCACTTTTGACCTCGCCTGTTCACTCTCCTGGAATCTGATTCGCTACTGCTTACATAGACCCACCCCCCTGGGCTGGCTCGTGCGTCTGATTGGTGGGAGACACGAGGGAGAGGAATCTCGGATCAGCTCCAGAGATGCAGCACTAGTTTATCACCAGCTGGGCCAGCTGCagctcacag gtaagcTGTCGGAGCGCAGTGCCAtgtggggagtgtgtgtgtgtctgaacgcAGTGAATCTCAGTGAGAGTGCGAGGGGGAAAATGGCTCCTACTGAGCATGCTCAGATCTACATCACCGCCGCCATCTCACTGCGCAAAACTACACTGGGAAAACAACTAAACTTCCTGCCT gcGTACATCCTGAGCTGTGCTGAGAGTTTGTTTTCTGACTCGAAGCCTCCTGACTCTCTCCGCTGGCTCTTCACCCCGTTGGCCAGACAGTTTTTCCTGAGCTGTGATTGGTCAGTGAAGGCTGAGAATTGTGAAGGAGTGTTTTCATCTGAAAGAgaacaag tggaccCTATTGCACAGCTGCATCGGCGATTCTGTGAGAAGCTTCTGGAGCGAGCCGTCCACACTCTGATCCAGCCCCACGCCGACTTTGAGAGTGTGAAACGGAAAGATGAGCGCGG AGAGTTCAGTGGTGTGATGGAATTTCTGCAGCTGTTGAACAGCTGTACTGATGACTCCGCCTCCCCAACGCCACCCTTCCCAGCACTGGCCAATCAGTACACAGCTTCAG TGTCAGACCCTGTGTGTCGCTGGTGGGCGTTGGTCCTGAAGGCTGCTGTTCATTGGCTGCAGCGTGATGATGCGGCTGTGAGGTCACTTCTGGCGGAGGCCGAGCGAATGCCAAGAGCGCTGCACTCTCTGGA tcaccCCTTGCCGAAGGCCGTGTTGGCGCTGTGTAAAGCGGTGCAGATCAGTGTGTGTCCTCAGAAGGGAGAAGGAACCCTGAACTGCCTCACACACTGCAACAGAGCCAGTGCTTACCTGCACaacagcatcacacacacacccacacacacctggCTGCACAAG GGGGCGGAGCTTCTGGTATGTGATCTCCTGCTGACCTTGAGGACCAGCCTCTGGCAACGTGGAGGTGGAGCTAATGGAGAGCCAAGCCCCGCCCCTTCCCCTCAGTTGGCTGGATTCCAGAGGGACCTGAGCTCTCTGCGTAAACTGGGACAGGGTTACACACAGGCTCAGCACAAG GTCTTTCTCCATGAGACTACAGTCCGGTTAATGGCAGGCGCAAGTCCCACTCGCACACACCAGCTACTGGAGCACAGCCTGCGCCGGAGAACACACAGCTATAAAG ATGGTGTGTGTGCTCCAGGTGAACGTGAGCGCGCTCATGCCATCATGCTGGTGTGTCGTCACCTGCCCCTGTCTCTGCACCGCACACACCTGCTGGCCCACgccaaacacacactgcagagagtgggagacatacacacactgcacgCCATCGCTGCCTCATAA
- the srebf2 gene encoding sterol regulatory element-binding protein 2 isoform X1: MDGGGFIMDPMDTTLCELGDEFTLGDIDEMLQFVSNNSEFSDLFDDPVQNGPVHPVQSTNPITMTIPTSAPAAVATPTTYAPVQSIAVSQQSRMTPVLQPRPQPQTHIQVAASSVPLQTQTIASFPVQTQTQTVMITPSATQQRFIQNPVICHQNPSAAFQVLQPQVPSIVTSPQVQPMAIQHQRVLTPVTQTIQTISAAPTAVHTVTPQVQQVPVLVHQPQILKTDSLVLTTMQNPTGITTLTTPIQTAVQVPTLVGNNIITTVPVMMGGGDKLPIKQLPSSPTQCTSVTRAGPEQSTAVAMGMGGVVKEGERRTTHNIIEKRYRSSINDKILELRDLVMGNDTKMHKSGILRKAIDYIKYLQQVNQKLRQENLALKMASQKHKSACVVDEVSVMTPPPSDSGSASPQFSMDSEPDSPLLEPLKSEPASPPSPVGVMDRSRVLLCALTFLCVSLNPLPSLIGSDQYSPSSWPEGESFIPSRSLVWLPEQTQSFGAWLWCVLPWVMVWVLSAVGVVWGCVRILYLWEPVTPLHSPTSVMFWRHRKQADLQLQRGEYSAAVSSLETCLSVLSRALPSTTFDLACSLSWNLIRYCLHRPTPLGWLVRLIGGRHEGEESRISSRDAALVYHQLGQLQLTGKLSERSAMWGVCVCLNAVNLSESARGKMAPTEHAQIYITAAISLRKTTLGKQLNFLPAYILSCAESLFSDSKPPDSLRWLFTPLARQFFLSCDWSVKAENCEGVFSSEREQVDPIAQLHRRFCEKLLERAVHTLIQPHADFESVKRKDERGEFSGVMEFLQLLNSCTDDSASPTPPFPALANQYTASVSDPVCRWWALVLKAAVHWLQRDDAAVRSLLAEAERMPRALHSLDHPLPKAVLALCKAVQISVCPQKGEGTLNCLTHCNRASAYLHNSITHTPTHTWLHKGAELLVCDLLLTLRTSLWQRGGGANGEPSPAPSPQLAGFQRDLSSLRKLGQGYTQAQHKVFLHETTVRLMAGASPTRTHQLLEHSLRRRTHSYKDGVCAPGERERAHAIMLVCRHLPLSLHRTHLLAHAKHTLQRVGDIHTLHAIAAS; this comes from the exons ATGGACGGCGGAGGCTTCATCATGGATCCCATGGACACCACTCTGTGTGAGCTCGGAGatgagttcactctgggagacaTCGACG aGATGCTGCAGTTTGTCAGTAATAACTCAGAGTTTTCTGATCTATTTGATGACCCTGTGCAAAATGGACCAGTGCATCCAGTACAGTCGACCAACCCCATCACCATGACAATCCCCACTTCTGCTCCTGCTGCAGTGGCCACACCCACCACATATGCACCTGTACAAAGCATTGCTGTCAGTCAGCAGAGCCGAATGACGCCGGTACTGCAGCCTCGGCCGCAACCACAAACGCACATACAG GTCGCAGCCTCTTCAGTTCCTCTGCAGACTCAGACCATAGCAAGTTTTCCAGTGCAGACACAAACGCAGACTGTGATGATCACTCCCTCTGCAACACAGCAAAGATTCATCCAGAATCCTGTCATCTGCCACCAAAACCCCAGTGCTGCCTTTCAGG TCCTCCAACCACAGGTGCCGAGTATTGTGACATCACCACAGGTTCAACCAATGGCAATCCAGCACCAGCGTGTATTGACCCCTGTAACTCAGACCATTCAGACCATCTCCGCAGCACCTACTGCTGTCCACACTGTAACGCCTCAGGTGCAGCAGGttcct GTGTTGGTGCATCAGCCGCAGATTTTGAAGACCGACTCACTGGTTTTGACAACAATGCAAAATCCAACTGGGATTACAACGCTTACCACACCAATACAAACTGCTGTACAGGTTcca ACTCTGGTGGGCAATAACATCATCACCACTGTCCCGGTTATGATGGGTGGTGGGGACAAGCTGCCAATCAAGCAGCTCCCTTCAAGCCCCACTCAGTGCACGAGTGTGACCAGGGCGGGGCCGGAGCAGAGCACTGCTGTTGCCATGGGAATGGGTGGTGTTGtgaaggagggagagaggaggACAACACACAACATCATTGAGAAAAGATATCGCTCGTCTATAAACGACAAAATTCTGGAGCTGCGCGACCTGGTCATGGGCAACGACACCAAG atgCATAAGTCTGGTATATTGCGGAAGGCGATCGACTACATCAAGTACCTGCAGCAGGTGAATCAGAAACTGAGGCAGGAGAACCTGGCGCTGAAGATGGCCAGCCAAAAGCATa AGTCGGCGTGTGTGGTGGATGAGGTATCTGTTATGACTCCTCCCCCGTCTGACTCTGGTTCTGCATCTCCTCAGTTTAGCATGGACTCAGAACCCGACAGCCCTCTGCTTgaaccg CTGAAGAGTGAGCCAGCCTCACCCCCCTCCCCAGTGGGCGTAATGGATCGCTCCAGAGTGTTGCTGTGTGCTCTCACCTTCCTGTGTGTGTCCCTGAACCCTCTACCATCGCTCATTGGCTCAGACCAATACAGCCCCTCGTCATGGCCTGAAGGAGAATCGTTCATACCCTCTCGCTCACTCGTGTGGCTGCCTGAACAAACGCAGAGCTTCG GGGCGTGGCTGTGGTGTGTGTTGCCGTGGGTGATGGTGTGGGTGTTGAGTGCAGTGGGTGtggtttggggatgtgtgagaatTCTGTATCTATGGGAACCAGTCACGCCGCTTCACTCGCCCACATCAGTGATGTTCTGGCGGCACAGGAAACAGGCTGATCTGCAGCTGCAGagg ggtgaGTACAGCGCTGCAGTGAGCAGTTTGGAGACGTGCCTCTCGGTGTTATCCCGAGCTCTGCCCTCCACCACTTTTGACCTCGCCTGTTCACTCTCCTGGAATCTGATTCGCTACTGCTTACATAGACCCACCCCCCTGGGCTGGCTCGTGCGTCTGATTGGTGGGAGACACGAGGGAGAGGAATCTCGGATCAGCTCCAGAGATGCAGCACTAGTTTATCACCAGCTGGGCCAGCTGCagctcacag gtaagcTGTCGGAGCGCAGTGCCAtgtggggagtgtgtgtgtgtctgaacgcAGTGAATCTCAGTGAGAGTGCGAGGGGGAAAATGGCTCCTACTGAGCATGCTCAGATCTACATCACCGCCGCCATCTCACTGCGCAAAACTACACTGGGAAAACAACTAAACTTCCTGCCT gcGTACATCCTGAGCTGTGCTGAGAGTTTGTTTTCTGACTCGAAGCCTCCTGACTCTCTCCGCTGGCTCTTCACCCCGTTGGCCAGACAGTTTTTCCTGAGCTGTGATTGGTCAGTGAAGGCTGAGAATTGTGAAGGAGTGTTTTCATCTGAAAGAgaacaag tggaccCTATTGCACAGCTGCATCGGCGATTCTGTGAGAAGCTTCTGGAGCGAGCCGTCCACACTCTGATCCAGCCCCACGCCGACTTTGAGAGTGTGAAACGGAAAGATGAGCGCGG AGAGTTCAGTGGTGTGATGGAATTTCTGCAGCTGTTGAACAGCTGTACTGATGACTCCGCCTCCCCAACGCCACCCTTCCCAGCACTGGCCAATCAGTACACAGCTTCAG TGTCAGACCCTGTGTGTCGCTGGTGGGCGTTGGTCCTGAAGGCTGCTGTTCATTGGCTGCAGCGTGATGATGCGGCTGTGAGGTCACTTCTGGCGGAGGCCGAGCGAATGCCAAGAGCGCTGCACTCTCTGGA tcaccCCTTGCCGAAGGCCGTGTTGGCGCTGTGTAAAGCGGTGCAGATCAGTGTGTGTCCTCAGAAGGGAGAAGGAACCCTGAACTGCCTCACACACTGCAACAGAGCCAGTGCTTACCTGCACaacagcatcacacacacacccacacacacctggCTGCACAAG GGGGCGGAGCTTCTGGTATGTGATCTCCTGCTGACCTTGAGGACCAGCCTCTGGCAACGTGGAGGTGGAGCTAATGGAGAGCCAAGCCCCGCCCCTTCCCCTCAGTTGGCTGGATTCCAGAGGGACCTGAGCTCTCTGCGTAAACTGGGACAGGGTTACACACAGGCTCAGCACAAG GTCTTTCTCCATGAGACTACAGTCCGGTTAATGGCAGGCGCAAGTCCCACTCGCACACACCAGCTACTGGAGCACAGCCTGCGCCGGAGAACACACAGCTATAAAG ATGGTGTGTGTGCTCCAGGTGAACGTGAGCGCGCTCATGCCATCATGCTGGTGTGTCGTCACCTGCCCCTGTCTCTGCACCGCACACACCTGCTGGCCCACgccaaacacacactgcagagagtgggagacatacacacactgcacgCCATCGCTGCCTCATAA